CGTTGTGCCGACCGATGTCCTCGCGCACCACCACCGGGGTGCCGTCGGCGTCGAACAGCGCCGCCGCGTGCAGCCCGCCGGTGCGGGCGAACACATTCTGCTCGGCGAGCAGCCGCGGCGGCAGCGTGCTCAGGGTGCGCGCGCTGACCGTGACCGGGTCGGCCGCCGGCCGGTGCCGGCTGGTCAGTCGCACCGTCTCCAGCGAGGATTTTCCGCACACCCCGCACGACGAGGTGGTGTAGAAGTTGCGGGTCACCCCGGGGTCGGGGGCCGCCACCCCGGGGGCCAGCGTCACATCGAGCACGTTGTAGCTGTTGACCCCGTCTGCGCCCTCGCCGCGGTCGGCTCCGGCGCAGAACTGGGCCCGCTGCACGTCCTCACGTGCACCGATCACGCCTTCGGTCAGCAAGAAGCCCTGCGCGAGTTCGACATCGGACCCGGGGGTGCGCATCGTGACGGTCAGCGGCGCTCGACCGACCCGGATCTCCAGCGGCTCCTCGACGGCCAGGGTCTCGCTGCGTTCGGTGTCGCCGTGGGGGTTGAGGCGCCGGATCCGCCGGCGCGCGGTCAGCCGACCCATCGCCGCGGGGCGGTGGCCGGGATCGCCGGGTTTACCGGACACGCGAGGCGCAGGGGCATGGTCTCCATTGTGGTCGTCGGCGCGCCGCGGGGCGACGCGGGGCCGCACCGGCGCGGGCCGCGCCGATCGCTAGCAAATGTTACTTGCGGGTAGACCGGTTTCTTAATCTTTGACGCCGCACAAACGTGACCAAAACCACACCGAGGAAAAAATCGGACGCCGATCGCCGAGCTGAACTGGAGGTTTGCTGAAAGTTCGTCGGCGTGTCCCGGGGGGAGGGCATCGATTCAACCCTAAGAAGAATGCAATAATCGGTACCGGCAGTGACATAAAAACCTGGCGAGCACCCTCCGGCGGCGCGGATGAGCGCCTGTGAAGCCGGATGTTCGCGCGTGGACCAGCAGGAAAGGCAGCGGCGTGGAGCCGAACATCGACAGCGGAGCCAACGCAACCAACGGGTCTGGGACCGCGTCGTCCGCGACGCCGAGTCGGCAGAAAATCGAGAAGGTCGTCATCCGGTTCGCCGGGGACTCCGGTGACGGGATGCAGCTCACCGGTGACCGGTTCACCTCCGAGGCCGCGCTGTTCGGGAACGACCTGGCCACCCAGCCGAACTATCCCGCCGAGATCCGGGCTCCGCAGGGCACCCTGCCGGGGGTGTCGTCGTTCCAGATCCAGATCGCCGACTTCGACATCCTCACCGCCGGGGACCGTCCCGACGTGCTCGTCGCGATGAACCCGGCCGCGCTGAAGGCCAACATCGATGACCTGCCGCGCGGCGGCATGGTGATCGCCAACGCCGACGAGTTCACCAAACGCAACCTCGCCAAGATCGGCTACGAGGCCAACCCGCTGGAGACCGAGGAGCTCTCCGACTTCGTGGTGATCCCGGTGGCCATGACCTCGCTGACCCTCGGGGCCGTGGAATCGATCGGGGCGACCAAAAAGGACGGCGCCCGCGCCAAGAACATGTTCGCGCTGGGCCTGCTGTCGTGGATGTACGGCCGACCGATCGAGACCAGTGAAACGTTCATCCGCGAGAAGTTCGCCAACAAGCCCGACATCGCCGAGGCCAATGTGCTGGCGTTGAAGGCCGGCTGGAACTACGGCGAGACCACCGAGGCGTTCGGCACCACCTACGAGGTGTCGCCGGCCAAACTCGCCCCCGGCGAATACCGGCAGATCTCGGGCAACACGGCGCTGGCCTACGGTGTCGTCGTCGCCGGCTACCTGGCCGACACCCAGGTGCTGCTGGGCACCTACCCGATCACGCCGGCCTCCGACATCCTGCACGAGCTGTCCAAGCACAAGAACTTCAACGTCATGACCTTCCAGGCCGAAGACGAGATCGCCGGCATCGGCGCCGCCCTGGGGGCGTCCTACGGCGGTGCGCTGGGGGTGACCAGCACCTCGGGCCCGGGGCTCTCGCTGAAGTCCGAGGCGCTCGGGCTGGGCGTGATGACCGAGTTGCCGCTGCTGCTCATCGATGTGCAGCGTGGCGGCCCGTCGACGGGCCTGCCCACCAAAACCGAGCAGGCCGACCTGCTGCAGGCCCTCTACGGGCGCAACGGCGAATCGCCGGTGGCGGTGCTCGCCCCCGCGACCCCGTCGGACTGCTTCGCGGTGGCGATCGAGGCGGTGCGGATCGCGTTGACCTACCGCACGCCGGTGATCCTGCTCTCCGACGGCGCGATCGCCAACGGATCCGAGCCGTGGCGCATTCCCGAGATCGCCGACCTCGCCCCGATCGAGCACACCGTCGCCCGGTCCGGTGAGCCGTTCGAACCCTACGCGCGCGATCCGCAGACGCTGGCGCGGCAGTTCGCGGTGCCGGGCACCGCCGGCCTGGAGCACCGCATCGGCGGGCTGGAGAAACTCAACGGCACCGGCGACATCTCCTACGACCCGAACAACCACGACCTGATGGTGCGGTTGCGTCAGGCCAAGATCGACGGCATCGACGTGCCCGACCTGGTGGTCGACGACCCCAGCGGCGACGCCGAGCTGCTCATCCTCGGCTGGGGCAGCTCCTACGGGCCGATCGGGGAGGCGTGTCGACGCGTCCGGCGCAGCGGCACCAAGGTGGCCCACGCCCACCTGCGCTACCTCAGCCCGTTCCCGGCCAACCTCGGCGATGTGCTCCAGCACTACCCCAAGATCGTGGCGCCGGAGATGAACCTCGGCCAACTCGCGCTGCTGCTGCGGGGCCGTTACCTCGCCGATGTGCAGTCGGTGACCAAGGTGGCCGGCCGGGCGTTCCTGGCCGACGAGGTCGAGGACATCATCACCGCCGCGCTGGACGGGACGCTGCGCGCGCAAGAGGACGAGAAGGCCGACCTGGCGCGAGCCGCGGCCGTCACCATCGAGAGTCAAGAAGAAGCCGCGGAAGCGCTAGGAGCGAAGGCATGACCGACCTGACCGAGCGGGACCTGCCGCTGACCGCCGTCAGCGGCGTGCCGACCACGGACGAACCGCAGAAGGGCAAGGACTTCACCTCCAACCAGGAGGTGCGGTGGTGCCCCGGCTGTGGCGACTACGTCATCCTCAACACCATCCGTAACTTCCTGCCGAAGCTCGGGTTGCGACGGGAGAACACCGTGTTCGTCAGCGGGATCGGCTGCTCGAGCCGGTTCCCGTACTACATGAACACCTACGGGGTGCACTCCATCCACGGTCGCGCGCCCACGTTCGCCACCGGGCTGGCCACCGCCCGCGAGGACCTGTCGGTGTGGGTGGTCACCGGCGACGGCGACGCCCTGTCGATCGGCGGCAACCACCTGATCCACACGCTGCGGCGCAACGTCAACCTCACGATCCTGCTGTTCAACAACCGGATTTACGGGCTGACCAAGGGTCAGTACTCGCCGACCTCGGAGGCCGGCAAGGTCACCAAGTCCACGCCGATGGGGTCGCTGGACAACCCGTTCAACCCGGTCTCGCTGGCGATCGGGGCGGAGGCCACCTTCGTCGGCCGCGCCCTGGACTCCGACCGCAAGGGTCTGACCGAGGTGCTGCAGGGCGCCATGGAGCACCGGGGGTCGGCGCTGGTGGAGATCCTGCAGGACTGCCCGGTGTTCAACGACGGTTCCTTCGACCTGCTGCGTAAGGAGGGCTCGGAGGACCGGTTGATCCACGTCCGCCAGGGCGAGCCGGTCATCTTCGGCACCAACGGCGAGTACTGCGTGGTCAAGGCCGACTACGGGTTGGAGGTCGCCAAGACCGCCAATGTCGCCGCCGACCAGATCGTGGTGCATGACGCGACCCTGGAGGACTCCTCGTACGCGTTCGCGCTGTCGCGGCTCTCCGACCAGCACCTGGCCCACTTCCCGATGGGGATCTTCCGCCAGGTCAGCAAGCCCACCTACGACGACGAGGCGCGCGCGCAGGTTGCGGCGGCCCGCGAGGCCTCCCCGCACGATGCCGTCGCCCTGCAGTCGCTGTTGCGCGGGCGCGACACCTGGACCGTCGACTAGTTTCGGCGGTGAGGCCCCCGCCGCGCGAGCCGGGTGTGCCCGCGGGGATCGTGCTCGCTGGCGGCGCATCCCGGCGGATGGGGACCGACAAGGCGACGTTGCCGGCGCCGGCCGGTGAGACCACCATGGTGGAGCAGACCGTGGCCACCGTGGGATCCCGCTGTCGTCCGCTGTTCGTGGTGGCCGCCGCCGACCAATGTCTTCCCGCGCTCGAGGCCCGGGTCCTGCGTGACCGCGAGCCCGGCCTGGGGCCGCTGGCCGCAACCGCCGCGGGGCTGCGGGAGGCCGCCGACGCCGGCGCCGTCTGGGCGCTCGTGGTTGCGGTGGACCTGCCGTTGCTCACCGGGGCCCTGCTCGACCGGGTGATCGGCACGGCCGCCGGGCTCGACGCCGAGGTCGTGCTGCCCTGGGACGGTCGCGATCACTACCTGGCCGCGCTGTACCGCACCGCGCTGTGCGAACGGGCCGGCGCGCTGGTCGCCGCCGGGACCCGCAGCATGCGGTCGCTGGTCGACGCCGCCGACGCCCAACGCGTCGTGGTGACCCCGCCCGGAGCGGTGGGCGACGGGATTCCGGAGCTGACCAACGTGAACTCCCCGGCCGAGTTGCAGGCGTTGCGGGCCCGCCCCGCAACCCCGCCGGCAAACCGGGCAAATTGACAGAGCGTTAATACCACCGGCGTATCACCGATTTTATGGCGGCCGAAGAAACGCGCTAATTACATGGAATTGGTCGGCGTGAAGTAATTCACGCTTTATGAAAGCGTTATTCGTAAACGACGAATATCAGCGGTCGGGATGGCGTGCGCGCTCCATCGATCGTGAACAGCCTCTAATCATGGTGGGGCACAGCCGTTTTCTCCTCCTCGGCTACGGCGTGGTCGACGTTTTCGCCGAACTGGCCCGTTTTCGCGGCGAATTGCGGCCCTGGTGGCGGACCCGCGGGTGAGCGGTGTGCCGGCGGGGCGATGGCGCGGTCCGCCGGGGGCTTTCGGGTCGGGCCCGGGCAAACGGGTCGCCGCGCCGCGGTGACGGTAAACCCGCAGTACAACACCGGCGGGGCGGGTGCAGGGCGTGATGGCGCCCCGGGCGGATCGCAATCCTGCGGCCGGGGCGCGCGTGGCGGTGGGCCAGGTCACAAAATCACGGTGAGTTGACTCACAAAAAGGTTTCGGCGTGTCAACGAAGCCGCGCCAGATGAACCCCCGGCTGACCAGCAGAGATCGTCCGATGATCGATCCGTGATCACGTCGTTATCTGTTCGAGATATCCGTGTCGGCGGGATGACGAACGGCGTGCTGTTCTTCTACCGTCCCTCTCGTTCCGATTTGGAGCAAATGAAAACTAAATCCACGGATCCGCGTGTGAGCAGGGCTGTGCACCGTCAGCCACCTGCCGGCGAGCCTCCTTGGGTGCCCTCGAGCAGTGCCCTCGAGTTCCTCGCCCGGGGGTGTGCAGCCGCCGGGCGGCGTCCCGGCGGGCCGCGCCCGCCCCTGCTGCCGTGCCCGACCGAGACGGCACGTCCCGCCCCTTCCCGCCCGGCCCCGGGCAGCGGCGCACGCCCCCGCGAAAGGAACGATGTTGAAGAACCTCCGCAAGACCCTGACCGTCGCCGCGTTCTCCGGCGGCATGGTGTTGGCCCCGCTGGCCCTTTCGACCGCCACCGCTCACGCGGACGTCGACTGGGACGCGGTTGCGGCCTGCGAGTCCGGCGGTAACTGGGGAACCAACACCGGTAACGGCTACTACGGTGGGCTGCAGTTCGCGCCGGGCACCTGGTCGGCCAACGGCGGCAGCGGGCTTCCGCACAACGCCAGCCGCGAAGAGCAGATCCGGGTGGCCGAGAACGTGCTGGCGACCCAGGGCATCGGCGCCTGGCCGGTCTGCGGCGGGCAGGGCTGACCTACCACCGACGAACCTCACGACGGTGCCGGACCCCGCGAGGGTCCGGCACCGTTTTTCATCGCCGCGCGGGGCGCCCGATCGCGGCGGTGACGGCGACCGGCTCGGTGCCCTGGCGGTAACGTCGGCGCCATGCCCGATTCGCAGCGTGAATTCGACCTGGTGCTCTACGGCGCGACCGGCTTCGTCGGCAGACTGACCGCGCAGTATCTGGCCCGCGCCGGTGGACAGGCACGCATCGGGTTGGCCGGGCGCAACGGCGAGCGGCTCCGTGCCGTTCGCGAGGAGCTGGGGGCGGCCGCCCGCTCGTGGGCGATCCTGCACGCCGACGCCTCGGCGCCGACCACCTTGACCGAGATGGCCGAGCGCGCTCAAGTGGTGGTCAGCACCGTCGGGCCCTACACCCGCTACGGTCTGCCGTTGGTGGCCGCCTGCGCGGAGGCCGGCACCGACTACGCCGACCTCACCGGGGAGGCGATGTTCGTCCGGAACAGCATCGACGGCTACCACAAACAGGCCGTCGACACCGGGGCGCGCATCGTGCACGCCTGCGGGTTCGATTCCATCCCCTCCGACCTCAGCGTGTACGCCCTGCACCGGCAGGTGGTGGCCGACGACACCGGGCAGATGCTCGACACCGACTTCGTGCTGCGCCGGTTTCGCGGCGGGCTCTCCGGGGGCACGATCGCCTCCGGGATGGAGATGATGCGCACCGCGTCCAGCGACCCCGAGGCGCGCCGCGCGGTCGCCGACCCCTACACGTTCAGCGCCGACCGTGCCGCCGAGCCCCGGCTGGGCGCCCAGCCGGATTTCCCGTGGCGGCGCGGCGCCGAGATCGCCCCCGAACTCGCCGGCATCTGGACCGGGGGCTTTCTGATGGCCCCCTACAACACCCGGGTGGTACGCCGCAGCAACGAGCTGCTGGGCTGGGCCTACGGTCGGCGATTCCGCTACAGCGAGCAGATGAGCGTGGGCTCCTCGATGCTGGCGTCGGCCACCGCGGCGCTGGTCACCGTCGGCAACAAGGCGGCCGTGGAACTGGGCAGCCGTTACTTCCGGCTGCTGCCCCGCCGCTGGGTCGAGCGACTGGCCCCCCAGCCCGGCACCGGACCGAGCGAGACCCAGCGCGACCGGGGCTTCTACCAGGCGCAGACGTTCACCATCACCAGCACCGGCGCGCGTTACCGGGCCGGCATCGCCCAGCAAGGCGACCCCGGCTACAAGGCGACCGCGGTGCTGCTGGGCGAGAGCGGCCTGGCGTTGGCGCTGGACCGCGACCGCCTCTCCCCGCTCACCGGGGTGCTCACCCCCGCGGCGGCGATGGGCGACGCGTTGCTGGACCGCTTCCCGGCCGCCGAAGTCGTGCTCGAGGTCACCCGGTTGGGCTAATGTCGTCGGCAGGGCCGCGACGACGTGCCCGAGATTTCTCCCCGACGAAAGTAGGCGCAGCATGGCCGCGTTGGACGACCTGTTCGCTCAGATACCCACCCAGGAGATCGCGGCCAAACTCGGCGCCGACGAGGGCGAGGTCGACACCGCCATCCAGACGCTGGTGCCGGTGCTGGTCGGTGGCCTGCAGCAGAACGCACAAGGCGACGACCACGCGTCGGCGATCGAGAACGCGGCGAGCAACCACGCCGCGCGCGGGCTGCTGGATGCCGGTGTCTCGGTCGAGCAGGTCGACGAGGCCGACGGCCAGAAGGCCATCGCGAAGATCTTCGGCGGCAACGGTGCCGGCGAGGTCGCCAGCGCGCTGGCCGGCGGTGACGCCGGCAACAGCGACCTGATGCAGAAATTGCTGCCGATCCTCGCACCGATCGTGCTGGCCTACATCGGCAAGCAGCTCGGCGGCAAGACCGAAGCCGCGCCGGAGCCCTCCGGCGGACTCGGCGAGGTGCTCGGCAGCATCCTCGGCGGCGGCAACAACAATACGTTGGGCAGCATCTTGGACAGTGTGCTCGGCGACAACAAGGGCGGTGTGCTCGGCACCATCCTGGGCGGACTGCTCGGCGGCAAAAAATAATCCGCCCCAGCCCGGGTGGCCGGCCGGGTTGAGCCGGCTTCCTAGAATCGGTCGGGTGACCGTCAGCTCAGACACCCCCACCGCCGAGGACGCCGCCGCCCTGCCCAAATCGTGGGACCCGGGCGCGCTGGAGGACGCCATCTACCAGCGGTGGGTCGAGGCCGGGTACTTCACCGCCGACCCGGACAGCGCCAAACCCGGGTACTCCATCGTGCTGCCGCCGCCGAACGTGACCGGCAGCCTGCACATGGGCCACGCGCTGGACCACACGTTGATGGATGCGCTGACCCGGCGCAAACGCATGCAGGGCTACGAGGTGCTGTGGTTGCCCGGGATGGACCACGCCGGGATCGCCACCCAGAGTGTGGTGGAACGCCAGCTCGCCGCCGACGGCACGAGCAAGGAGGAACTGGGCCGCGATGGCTTCATCGAGCAGGTGTGGTCGTGGAAAAACGAATCCGGTGGCGCCATCGGCGAACAGATGCGCCGACTCGGCGACGGTGTGGACTGGAGCCGGGAACGGTTCACCATGGACGAGGGCCTGTCGCGTGCGGTGCGCACCATCTTCAAACGCCTCTACGACGCCGGGCTGATCTACCGGGCCGAACGGTTGGTCAACTGGTCGCCGGTGCTGCAGACCGCGATCAGCGACCTGGAAGTCAAATACGACGACATCGACGGTGAGCTCGTCTCGTTTCGGTACGGCTCGCTCGATGACGCTCAACCCCACATCGTCGTGGCCACCACCCGGATGGAGACCATGCTCGGCGACACCGCGATCGCGGTGCACCCCGATGACGACCGGTATCGGACCCTGGTCGGCACCACGCTGCCGCACCCGTTTTCGGACCGTCAGATCCCGGTCGTGGCCGACGAACACGTCGACCCCGAATTCGGCACCGGGGCAGTCAAAGTCACTCCCGCGCACGATCCCAACGACTTCGAGATCGGGCTGCGTCATCAGCTGCCGATGCCGTCCATCCTCGACACCAAGGGTCGAATCGCCGATACTGGAACACAATTCGACGGTATGGACCGGTTCGAGGCGCGGGTCAAGGTCCGCGAGGCTCTCGCCGCGCAGGGCCGTATCGTCGCCGAGAAGCGGCCCTACGTGCACAGCGTCGGGCACTCCGAGCGCAGCGGTGAGGTGATCGAGCCGCGGCTGTCGCTGCAATGGTGGGTGAAGGTTTCGGCGTTGGCCGCCGCCGCCGGTGACGCCGTGCGTCACGGCGACACCGTGATCCATCCGGCGAGCCTGGAGCCGCGCTGGTTCGCCTGGGTCGACGACATGCACGACTGGTGCATCTCCCGGCAGCTGTGGTGGGGTCACCGCATCCCGATCTGGCACGGGCCCGGCGGTGAGGTCGTCTGTGTCGGCCCCGACGAGACCCCGCCGGACGGTTACGAACAAGACCCCGACGTGCTCGACACCTGGTTCTCCTCGGCGCTGTGGCCGTTCTCCACGATGGGCTGGCCGGAGCGCACCCCGGAGTTGGCGAAGTTCTACCCGACCAGCGTGCTGGTGACCGGCTACGACATCCTGTTCTTCTGGGTGGCCCGCATGATGATGTTCGGCACCTTCGTCGGCGATGACCCGACGATCACCGCCGACGCCGCTCCGGCCGAGCGCCCGACGGTGCCGTTCGAGAATGTGTTCTTACACGGGTTGATCCGCGACGAGCACGGCCGCAAGATGAGCAAATCGCGGGGCAACGGCATCGACCCGCTGGACTGGGTGGCGCGGTTCGGCGCCGACGCGCTGCGGTTCACTCTGGCCCGCGGCGCCAACCCGGGCGGGGACCTGTCGATCGGCGAGGACCAGGCCCGCGCATCGCGCAACTTCGTCACCAAACTGTTCAACGCCACCCGGTTCGCGTTGCTCAACGGCGCGTCGACCGCCGTGCCGGCCCCCGCGCACGCCGACCTGACCGACGCCGACCGCTGGATCCTCGGGCGGCTCGAACAGGTGCGCGGCGAGGTCGACGCCGCGCTGGACGCCTACGAGTTCAGCAAGGCCTGCGAAGCGCTGTACCACTTCACCTGGGACGAGTTCTGCGACTGGTATGTGGAGCTGGCCAAGGTGCAACTCGCCGGCGGTGCCGCCCACACCACCGCGGTGCTGGCCACGGTGCTCGACACGCTGCTGCGGTTGCTGCACCCGATGATCCCGTTCGTCACCGAAACACTCTGGCAGGCGCTGACCCGGTCCGGTGGTGGCGACGCCGACTCGCTGGTCATCGCGGCCTGGCCGCAGGCCTCGGGGATGGCGTCGGATCCGGTGGCCGCCCAGCGGATCGCCGACGTGCAGAGGTTGGTGACCGAGGTGCGCCGCTTCCGCAGCGATCAGGGGCTCGCCGATCGGCAGAAGGTGCCGGCCCGGCTCGGGGGAATGGCGCAGGCGCAGCTGAGCGAGCATCTCGCGGTGGTGCGGGCCCTGGCCTGGCTGACCGATCCGGTCGACGGGTTCGAGCCGTCGGCGTCGGTGGAAGTGCGGTTGGCCCACGGCACCGTCGTGGTCGAGTTGGACACCTCCGGCACCGTCGACGTGGCCGCCGAGCGTCGCCGGCTGACCAAGGATCTGGCCGCGGCGCAGAAGGAACTGGCCACCACCACCGCCAAACTGCAGAACCCGGCATTCGTGGACAAGGCGCCGGCTGCGGTGGTCGCCAAGATCCGCGACCGGCACCGGCTCGCCCGGCAGGAGACCGAGCGGATCACCGCCCGGTTGGCGGGAATGGCGGAGTCGCCGTGAGCGACGCCGACGACCCCGGGCCGGGGCGCACCGAGCCGACGCCCGACGAGATCGCGGCGCTGCTGCAGGTCGAGCATCTGCTCGACCAGCGCTGGGGGGAGACCCAGATCGAGCCGAGCCTGACCCGTATCAACGCCCTTCTCGACATGCTCGGATCGCCGCAACGCGGCTACCCGTCGATCCACATCGGCGGCACCAACGGCAAAACCTCGGTCGCGCGGATGGTCGACGCGCTGCTGAGCGCACTGCACCGGCGCACCGGTCGGCTCACCAGCCCGCACCTGCAGTCGGCGGTCGAACGGATCTGCATCGACGGCGCCCCGATCAGCCCCGCCCGGTACGTGACGACCTACACCGAGATCGAGCCGTTCATCCAGATGGTCGACGAGTCCTCGCGGGCCGCCGGGGGACCCGCGTTGAGCAAATTCGAGGTGCTGACCGCGATGGCGTTCGCCGCGTTCGCCGACGCGCCGGTCGAGGTGGCCGTCATCGAGGTCGGCATGGGCGGGCGGTGGGACGCCACCAACGTGGTCGCCGCACCGGTGGTGGCGATCACCCCGATCGGGATCGACCACGTCGACTATCTCGGACCCGACCTGGCCTCGATCGCCGCGGAGAAGGCGGGGATCATCCACCAAGCCGGCGACGACGCGCAGGTGGAGACCGTCGCGGTGATCGCCCGCCAGCAGCCTGAGGCGATGGCCGCCCTGATGGATCAGGCGATGCGCACCGAGACGGCCGTCGCCCGCGAAGACTCCGAGTTCGCCGTACTGGACCGCCGGGTCGCCGTCGGTGGGCAACTGTTGACCCTGCAGGGCCTCGGCGGGGTCTACGACGAGGTGTTCGTGCCGCTGCACGGCGAACACCAGGCCCACAATGCGGCGGTGGCGCTGGCGGCGGTCGAGGCGTTCTTCGGTGCCGGCAAGGACCGCCAGCTCGACGTCGACGCGGTGCGCGCCGGGTTCGCCGCGGTGACCAGCCCGGGGCGCCTGGAGCGGGTGCGTAGCGCGCCGACGGTGTTCCTCGACGCCGCCCACAACCCGGCCGGAGCCGCGGCGTTGGCCGAGGCGTTGAGCGCCGAGTTCGACTTCCGCACCCTCGTCGGGGTGCTCGCGGTGCTCACCGACAAAGACGTCGACGGCATCATCGCCGCCCTGGAGCCGGTGTTCGACCAGGTGGTGGTCACCCAGAACGGGTCGCCGCGGGCGCTCGACGTCGAGGAGTTGACCCTGGCGGCGCAGCAGCGGTTCGGCCCCGAACGCGTCACCGCCGCGCCGACCCTCGCCGACGCGATCGAGGTGGCCACCGCGATCGTGGAGGAGGTCGGCGACGCCGGGACGCTGTCGGGCGCCGGCATCGTCATCACCGGCTCGGTGGTCACCGCCGGGGCCGCCCGCACCCTTTTCGGAGGTGAGCCGCAGTGACCGCGCAACCGGTCGACCCGTGGAAGAGTTTCCGCGGGGTGATGGCCGCCACGTTGATCCTCGAGGCCATCGTGGTGCTGCTGGCGATCCCCGTCGTCGCGATGGTCGGCGGCGGGCTGACCGTCGGGTCGCTGAGCTACCTGATCGCGGTGGCGGCGGTGCTGATCGTGCTCACCGGTGTGCAGGGCCGGCCCTGGGCGATCTGGGTGAACCTGGCCGTCCAGATGGCCCTGGTGATGGGGTTCGCGGTGTACCCGGGGGTGGGGTTCGTCGGGGTGTTGTTCTTGGTGGTGTGGGTGCTGATCGCCTACTTCCGCGCGGAGGTCCTGCGCCGACAGCGTCGGGGGTTGCTTCCCGGCCAGCAGACCGACCCCGGCCCGGGCCCGGTGGACGGCGCCGCCTGAGCGGGTGCCACGTCGGTTACGCTGTGCGCCGTGACGCGGCCGCGACCAGCGCGGCACGTCGGGGGGATGACCTGAGCTTTTGGGGGAGAAGGAGTGACGCACGGTGACTGAGCGGACCCTGGTGTTGATCAAACCCGACGGTGTGCAGCGCCGGCTGGTGGGTGAGATCCTGCGCCGGATCGAGAACAAGGGCCTGACACTGGCCGCGGTCGAATTGAGAAACGTCTCCGACGAGGTGGCTCGTCGCCACTACGCCGAGCACGACGGCAAGCCGTTCTTCGCGTCGCTGCTGGAGTTCATCACCTCCGGGCCGCTGGTGGCCGCGGTGGTCGAGGGGCCCCGCGCGGTCGCGGCGTTCCGGCAACTCGCCGGCAGCACCGATCCGGTCGAGGGGGCGGCACCGGGCACGATCCGCGGTGATTTCGGCCTGGAAATCCAGTCCAACCTGGTGCACGGCTCCGATTCGGCCGAGTCGGCACGCCGTGAGATCGACCTCTGGTTCCCCGGTCTGTAGCGCCGGGTTGGTCGTCTTGGTCCGGTCCCGCACCGCAGTGTGGGATACTGGCCAGTGGTGAACGACACCGAACCGGCGTCTGACACCCGGATGACGGCTGAGACAAGCGCGACCACCGCGACCCGCGATGCGGCGCGCCCTGTCGAGGTGATCATTCAGCCCAGGCACTGAGTGGGT
This sequence is a window from Mycolicibacillus parakoreensis. Protein-coding genes within it:
- a CDS encoding DUF4233 domain-containing protein, yielding MTAQPVDPWKSFRGVMAATLILEAIVVLLAIPVVAMVGGGLTVGSLSYLIAVAAVLIVLTGVQGRPWAIWVNLAVQMALVMGFAVYPGVGFVGVLFLVVWVLIAYFRAEVLRRQRRGLLPGQQTDPGPGPVDGAA
- the folC gene encoding bifunctional tetrahydrofolate synthase/dihydrofolate synthase encodes the protein MSDADDPGPGRTEPTPDEIAALLQVEHLLDQRWGETQIEPSLTRINALLDMLGSPQRGYPSIHIGGTNGKTSVARMVDALLSALHRRTGRLTSPHLQSAVERICIDGAPISPARYVTTYTEIEPFIQMVDESSRAAGGPALSKFEVLTAMAFAAFADAPVEVAVIEVGMGGRWDATNVVAAPVVAITPIGIDHVDYLGPDLASIAAEKAGIIHQAGDDAQVETVAVIARQQPEAMAALMDQAMRTETAVAREDSEFAVLDRRVAVGGQLLTLQGLGGVYDEVFVPLHGEHQAHNAAVALAAVEAFFGAGKDRQLDVDAVRAGFAAVTSPGRLERVRSAPTVFLDAAHNPAGAAALAEALSAEFDFRTLVGVLAVLTDKDVDGIIAALEPVFDQVVVTQNGSPRALDVEELTLAAQQRFGPERVTAAPTLADAIEVATAIVEEVGDAGTLSGAGIVITGSVVTAGAARTLFGGEPQ
- the ndk gene encoding nucleoside-diphosphate kinase produces the protein MTERTLVLIKPDGVQRRLVGEILRRIENKGLTLAAVELRNVSDEVARRHYAEHDGKPFFASLLEFITSGPLVAAVVEGPRAVAAFRQLAGSTDPVEGAAPGTIRGDFGLEIQSNLVHGSDSAESARREIDLWFPGL
- a CDS encoding valine--tRNA ligase, with translation MTVSSDTPTAEDAAALPKSWDPGALEDAIYQRWVEAGYFTADPDSAKPGYSIVLPPPNVTGSLHMGHALDHTLMDALTRRKRMQGYEVLWLPGMDHAGIATQSVVERQLAADGTSKEELGRDGFIEQVWSWKNESGGAIGEQMRRLGDGVDWSRERFTMDEGLSRAVRTIFKRLYDAGLIYRAERLVNWSPVLQTAISDLEVKYDDIDGELVSFRYGSLDDAQPHIVVATTRMETMLGDTAIAVHPDDDRYRTLVGTTLPHPFSDRQIPVVADEHVDPEFGTGAVKVTPAHDPNDFEIGLRHQLPMPSILDTKGRIADTGTQFDGMDRFEARVKVREALAAQGRIVAEKRPYVHSVGHSERSGEVIEPRLSLQWWVKVSALAAAAGDAVRHGDTVIHPASLEPRWFAWVDDMHDWCISRQLWWGHRIPIWHGPGGEVVCVGPDETPPDGYEQDPDVLDTWFSSALWPFSTMGWPERTPELAKFYPTSVLVTGYDILFFWVARMMMFGTFVGDDPTITADAAPAERPTVPFENVFLHGLIRDEHGRKMSKSRGNGIDPLDWVARFGADALRFTLARGANPGGDLSIGEDQARASRNFVTKLFNATRFALLNGASTAVPAPAHADLTDADRWILGRLEQVRGEVDAALDAYEFSKACEALYHFTWDEFCDWYVELAKVQLAGGAAHTTAVLATVLDTLLRLLHPMIPFVTETLWQALTRSGGGDADSLVIAAWPQASGMASDPVAAQRIADVQRLVTEVRRFRSDQGLADRQKVPARLGGMAQAQLSEHLAVVRALAWLTDPVDGFEPSASVEVRLAHGTVVVELDTSGTVDVAAERRRLTKDLAAAQKELATTTAKLQNPAFVDKAPAAVVAKIRDRHRLARQETERITARLAGMAESP